Genomic window (Desulforapulum autotrophicum HRM2):
TGTTATCCCTGATGGTTGGGGCCGGTATTCTGTTTGGGGGAGGCTTTTTCCATGTCATTGACCCGGGGCAGAATGTTTTCAGCAAAGGGGATGATGTATCCTTTGCCCGGGAGCATTTTGACATAGTCTGCAATATCATCGGTAAACTCAAACCCAAGGGCCTGGGTGGTGGGTGCATCAAAATCCGACACCAGGGTGATGCGAAAACGCCTGAGAAGGTCAATCACCCGCAGGGCCACATAGGCGGGCATATTAAAATCCGTTGTCAGGTGCCTGCCCAGTCGTTCAGGCTCGTCTTTAAATGTTCTGAGTGCCTGGGCAAAAATTTCGTTGCCCTCTCCCTGGCTGCATGCTGCTGTAAACAGGAGATGTCCGCCTTCCTTGACCCCGTTCACGGCATTGAACAGGGCCTTGGTGGACTGGTAGAGCTGGCCATCGGTGCGGTGGCCGCCGGCGGAAAAAATAGCAAAATCCGCCCTGGCTGGGATTGCTACACAGCAGGCATGGTTAAGCCGGGTGCATCCGTCCATAAAAGTCTGCTCAACATCGCCCACGGCGGCATGGAATATTTCCCCCTGGCCGTTGGCTGCCACGGCTACATAACAGGCGGTCTTATCCCTTAAAAAAAGATCAGCCCCCTCCTGCATGTCTTCACTGACAGGGTTCCCCTGGAGCTGGGTCTGGCGAACCTGGGGAAGGGGAATGCCGTTGCTGCCCATTGCAAGACTGTGGTTGTGACGGATGGATGCTTCCCCGGCAATACCGGGCAGTATATATTTACGTCCCCCGCCAAATCCGGCCAGCATATGGTGGAGAATTCCGCCAAAGATGATGATGTGATCGGCATCCCAGGCCTGGCGTGTCACCCAGAGGGGCGTGCCCCTGGATGTGGTGCCGATGTTGACCAGATCTTCGGGCCGGAGGCCTGCAGAGTTGATGATTTTAACACGTTCCATTGACCCGGCTCCGGCAAGGCCGCTAAATTTTTCAGGCGGCATCTCTGGATGGGTGCCAAGGGCAATCATGATGCAAACCTTGTCCCAAGGAACCCCCAGGGCTGCCAGGGCATCCAGAATGACCGGAACAAAAAGATCGCCCCGGGCCCAGAGCCGGGTATCATCCGGGATGATAACGGCAATGGTTTTTTGGTTTATATTGACCGGGGAACACTGCCTTATGCCCTGATCGATGATTTCATGGATCTTCACATGATCAAGGGGCGGTACATCTTGGCCAGTGAGAACCTCAATGACCTTTTCATCAGGGATTTCAAAATTCAGGTGTCCCCTGCCTTGTTCAAGTGTTATCTTCATGGTTGTCTCAATGCCCTGTGAATGATGGTTACGGGATGAAGCACCTTGATGGGATCTTTTTCATCAAGGTTGCCTGCCAGGTTGATCCGGCAGACCGGGCAGTCTGTGAGCCATAAATCAACCCGGGCCGATCGGACCTGGTCCACTTTTTTGTGGATCATGGCATCGGCAATGTCCGGGTGCTCATAAAAAAAAGTGCCACCTCCGCCGCAGCAGTCGGCTTCACCCGGGGTCGATACGTAGTCAATGGTCGGTAACCCCTTTAAGATTTCCCGGACCCGGTCCAGGGTATGAAAACTGTTTCGTGAATGACAGGGGGCATGGTAGGCGGCACGTTCCGGGCAATCCTCCTGGGGTTTGAATTCAAGTTCAGCAATGTGAGTGCTAAGGAATGAAAGGATATCAATGGTTTTATCTGCAATTTGCCGGGCATCTGCCGCCAGGGTCTTTAATGCTGAAGTCTGGACCGGGTTTTTTTTCGTTAAAGCATTGTGATTGTTTCCTGTACTTTCAACGTTCTGTTCAATGTTCTGGTCGAGCATTCGATCAAGGAGTCTCGGGTATTCGTCCTTCAGGGCGGCCCCACATGTGGTGCAGTCCACAATAACGGCATCGCAGTCATAGGCGGCAAGGGCAGTGACGTTGGTCTGGATGTTTTCAAAGGCCTGTTCCTGGGCGCCATGGAACATCATGGGGATGGCACAGCAGGTCTGGTCCCGGGGGATGATCACTTCGTACCCCAGGAGGGTAAGCACACCGACCACGGATCGTCCTGTATCCCCATACATGTAATTGGTGGCGCAGCCCGTAAAATAGACCACACACCCTTTTTTTTTGCCAACAGGGGCAATCTTTTCAGGCAATCCGCTTCGCAGGGGCTTTTCATTGAGCTGGGGAAATTGTTTGACCGGGATGTTGCCCAGCCTGTACTTGCGGGCCAGAAAATCCGGGGTCAGTCGCTGGCCGATCTTTGCCATGCCGGCACCCATGCGTATGCGGTATTCCTTGGACAAAAGGTAGATCAGACCTTTTATGGCCGGGGTGTCCCCAAGATCGGCCACCATTTTCTGGCGCATGTCCATGAATTTTTCATAGTGGTTGATGCCCGAAGGGCAGGTAACTGCACAGGAACCGCACATCAGGCATTTGGAGATCAGCTCTTTCAACAGGGGGGATGCCCCAAGGGTATTGTCCTCAAAGGCGTTGATCAATTGAAGCCTTGCCCTGGGTGAGGCCTGTTCTTCTTTTAATACCCGGTAAACCGGACAGGTGGCCAGACACAGGCCGCATTTTACGCAGTTCTGGAGGGATTTGGTCGTCTGTTTCATACAAATTTCCCCGGATTGAGAATGCCCTGGGGATCAATGGCCTGTTTGATCCGGGTCATGAGATTGATGGAATCCTGGTTCATTACCAGGGGCAGGTACTTGACTTTGGCAAGGCCGATGCCGTGTTCCCCGGACAGGGTGCCGCCGAGATCCGCAGCAGCCTCAAAGATTTCATCAAAGGCTTGTTCAACCCGGGCCCATTCTTCTTTGTTGCCCTTGTCAGCCGGTATCATGGGGTGCATGTTGCCGTCCCCGGCATGGGCCAGGACACCGACCTTGAGTCCATGATTCTTGGCAATTTTAACGATTCGGCGGATCATTTCAGGCACCTGGCTTACGGGAACGGTGACATCCTCGGAGATCAAATTCGGTGCCAGCCTGGCAAATACCCCGTAGGCCGATCGACGGGCCGTCCAGATCTGGGCCTGTTCTGCTTGGCTTGTGGCCTCCTGGATCCTGGCGGCATTGTTGGCCTTGAGTCGCTCAACAATCCGGCCCATCTCTTTTTCACAGGCTTCTGCTGTTCCGTCAATTTCAATGAGCAAAGACCCTGCAGCCTCACGGTCCAGCCCCAGCCCGGCACTGTCCTCAATGGCGTTGAGGGTGAACTTGTCCATCAATTCCATGGCGGCCGGCAGGATACCAGATCCGATGATATCACTGACCGCATTGGCTGTGTCATCCAGGTCATTAAAGTTAACCATGAGGGTTTTGGTGGTTTCCGGCAGGGGGACCACCTTTAAAATAGCCTGGGTCACAAGACCGAGGGTACCTTCAGATCCACAAAACAGGGCTGCCATTTTGTAACCTGTGACATCCTTGACGTTTCTGGAACCGAACTGGACAATCTTTCCGTCGGCCAATACCGCTTCCATGCCGAGAATATAGTCCATGGTCACCCCGTACTTGAGGCAGCGGGGGCCACCCGCATTCTGGGCGATGTTGCCGCCGATGGTGGAGGTGTTGATGGATCCGGGATCCGGAGGATAGAAAAATCCAAAGGGCTGCAGGGCTTTTTGCACATCGGCATTGATCACCCCTGGCTGGACAATGACATACCGATCCCTTGTATTGACTTCAATGATTTTGTCCATTTTTGAAAAACAGACCACGATGCCATGAAGAATCGGAACTGGCGCACCGCATACCGATGTGCCGGCCCCCCTGGCGGTGACGGGTATGTTGTGGCTGGAGGCCACTTTTAATATTTGGGAGACTTCGTCTGTGGTTTCAGGAAAAATAACGGCATGGGGCATGGCTTCTACGAGAAAGGCATCGTAGGCATAGCAGGTCAGTTCTTCCTGGCGGTCCAGGTAACGTTTTTCCGTAACAATGGCGATGAATTCTTGTTTAATCGAATCGGTTATCATGGGTACTCCTTAACGAAGGATCCACCCGGGCAGGGCCAGGGAGATCCATGGAATGTAGGTGACCAGCATCAGGCAGGTAAGCATGATGGCAAGAAAGGGGGCAACACCCCTGGCAATGGTGAGAAGCGGGGCTTTGGTAATGCCTGATGCCACAAACAGATTGAGCCCGAATGGCGGGGTGAGCATACCCATCTGAATGTTCAGGACCATGACAATGCCAAAATGAACCAGGTCAATGTTGTAGCGGTTCAGGGTTTCTAAAAAAAGGGGAGCCAGGATGAGCATGGCTGAAACATCATCCATGAAACAGCCCAGGATGAGAAACAAGACATTCACCGTGAGCAGAAACATCCAGGGACT
Coding sequences:
- a CDS encoding lactate racemase domain-containing protein; this encodes MKITLEQGRGHLNFEIPDEKVIEVLTGQDVPPLDHVKIHEIIDQGIRQCSPVNINQKTIAVIIPDDTRLWARGDLFVPVILDALAALGVPWDKVCIMIALGTHPEMPPEKFSGLAGAGSMERVKIINSAGLRPEDLVNIGTTSRGTPLWVTRQAWDADHIIIFGGILHHMLAGFGGGRKYILPGIAGEASIRHNHSLAMGSNGIPLPQVRQTQLQGNPVSEDMQEGADLFLRDKTACYVAVAANGQGEIFHAAVGDVEQTFMDGCTRLNHACCVAIPARADFAIFSAGGHRTDGQLYQSTKALFNAVNGVKEGGHLLFTAACSQGEGNEIFAQALRTFKDEPERLGRHLTTDFNMPAYVALRVIDLLRRFRITLVSDFDAPTTQALGFEFTDDIADYVKMLPGKGYIIPFAENILPRVNDMEKASPKQNTGPNHQG
- a CDS encoding FAD-binding oxidoreductase — protein: MITDSIKQEFIAIVTEKRYLDRQEELTCYAYDAFLVEAMPHAVIFPETTDEVSQILKVASSHNIPVTARGAGTSVCGAPVPILHGIVVCFSKMDKIIEVNTRDRYVIVQPGVINADVQKALQPFGFFYPPDPGSINTSTIGGNIAQNAGGPRCLKYGVTMDYILGMEAVLADGKIVQFGSRNVKDVTGYKMAALFCGSEGTLGLVTQAILKVVPLPETTKTLMVNFNDLDDTANAVSDIIGSGILPAAMELMDKFTLNAIEDSAGLGLDREAAGSLLIEIDGTAEACEKEMGRIVERLKANNAARIQEATSQAEQAQIWTARRSAYGVFARLAPNLISEDVTVPVSQVPEMIRRIVKIAKNHGLKVGVLAHAGDGNMHPMIPADKGNKEEWARVEQAFDEIFEAAADLGGTLSGEHGIGLAKVKYLPLVMNQDSINLMTRIKQAIDPQGILNPGKFV
- a CDS encoding (Fe-S)-binding protein; protein product: MKQTTKSLQNCVKCGLCLATCPVYRVLKEEQASPRARLQLINAFEDNTLGASPLLKELISKCLMCGSCAVTCPSGINHYEKFMDMRQKMVADLGDTPAIKGLIYLLSKEYRIRMGAGMAKIGQRLTPDFLARKYRLGNIPVKQFPQLNEKPLRSGLPEKIAPVGKKKGCVVYFTGCATNYMYGDTGRSVVGVLTLLGYEVIIPRDQTCCAIPMMFHGAQEQAFENIQTNVTALAAYDCDAVIVDCTTCGAALKDEYPRLLDRMLDQNIEQNVESTGNNHNALTKKNPVQTSALKTLAADARQIADKTIDILSFLSTHIAELEFKPQEDCPERAAYHAPCHSRNSFHTLDRVREILKGLPTIDYVSTPGEADCCGGGGTFFYEHPDIADAMIHKKVDQVRSARVDLWLTDCPVCRINLAGNLDEKDPIKVLHPVTIIHRALRQP